The sequence tttttgacccaaccgctgggttgagcctgttgggtcatttaattgggtaattTTTATTGACTTGGGTATTCTGAtaacccaattcgctgggttatctctgttgggtgctaAGTTATTTGCCGCCGGGTTGTGATTTctattattttggacaacccaaagcgttgggtagaATTTTGGACATGCGCAACAAAGCACCGCCCACAAACTTACTTCGTTCGGACCGcacatttcatctgaggagacgaatttcagcacggagcaaggtttgttacatgcccactattgttttaccgCAGAATtgactgtatattattatttaaagcttcataaagttgttaaaatgtaacttcgtgaagcactgttactggttaaaataacccaacgtgaggttggtccaatatttaaccagTGTTGGGTTAggaaacaacccagattgggttgtttttaacttagcatttttaagagtgtaaggGACCCCTTATCTTGCCAAAACAGAAATCAACCagtatcaattttttttttttttttacctgagagaAGATATTCTACACCAATGGTCAAAGTTACTCCACAGGCCGAAGGAGACACTGCAGTGTAGACACCATCAATATCCCTGTGATCTCCCTTGAACATCTGGGAAATCAAACAGATATAACTGGTGTGCATGCATTGACATCATTGATGATAAATCCCttataataaaaaaaccttAGTCTGCTTGATGAGATATTTGCGTTCATGTTCAGAAAGAAGCTCCATTCCAAGCACCTTAGCCTTGATGACTAGAAAGAGAAGCGTAATTAAAACAGATTAATTTTGTTCTAAAGTGTACAACACAATAAGGTGTGATGATTGTGGCCTACACCAGATAGTTTAGATAGTCAAGTTGTATACGTCAGCATGTGTAGAAGGAACAAAAACACTACCCAGAGTTCAACTTACCAATGTCTGCTTTGCAAAACGCCGTTTGTGGATGCTCTTGAAAACACCTGCAGgcttctgcttcttcctgcagcCGCCACACGCACAGCAGCACCATGGGGAGCACCAAAGTCTTCACCGTCCAACTCATCATGAGTGAAAGTAGCACTAGCAAGACAGGGTTTG comes from Doryrhamphus excisus isolate RoL2022-K1 chromosome 15, RoL_Dexc_1.0, whole genome shotgun sequence and encodes:
- the LOC131103528 gene encoding metalloproteinase inhibitor 2-like, with product MMSWTVKTLVLPMVLLCVWRLQEEAEACRCFQEHPQTAFCKADIVIKAKVLGMELLSEHERKYLIKQTKMFKGDHRDIDGVYTAVSPSACGVTLTIGVEYLLSGGLTPQGLLHVISCGFTKPWNSLTANQKSNLVHNYIKGCNCKITLCHTPPCRRRRPFECRWITFVSNGGNLPRAEHFSCLKHDGSCGWVWGIH